CTGGGTTCTGATGAAGATTCCATAGACGATCAATAAAGGATCGTAACTGCTGATGGTGTTCACTTCTCTTAGAATCAGCGGGGTGCATTGCTCCTAATTGAGTAATAATAGGAATCACTTCTGTGTCAAAGGCCAGATGGAATGCATGGACTGGCCATAAGAGATCTGGGCCCTGGCGTACATCATAATAGGGGGGCAGATCCGTTGACAGGGGGCTATCATTCTCAGTCGATGTCACCAAAATTAAAGGGCGCACCCAAGCCAAACCTCTCGCGATAACAATCTGAATCACTTCAGTATAGAGGCGATCGCCGTTCACTTCTAAATATACAATTTGACAAGGTTGGATGTTGTTCCAGTTCTCCATTATTACTGAAGAGTAGTGAATCACTAATCACCCGTTATAGCGTTAAAAGTCTAGTATACAGCGATTCTCTCTTCTGAAGGAGTACAGCCTGAAGGGTTAGACCCTAAGTAATACAAGCTATTCCCTATTCCCTAGTGCCAAGCGCTATACCTACCCTAGAACACTTTAACAAAACTTCACACTTCCTCCTAAGGAATGCTATAATTTCACTTTAGGTCTATCAAAGAGCGCTGTATCAAGCCAATCAGAGTTCTTAGCATTTAATCACTCAAATACAAATGCTTTCCTTTGATTCATTCACCAGAGGTCTAAAGCTATGTCTGTGGAAACCATTGAAAAACGGTCAACAACTCGCAAAATTGCCCCTCGTTATCGGGTTCTACTCCATAACGACGACTTCAACACCATGGAGTATGTCGTCGAAACACTCCTAAAAACAGTATCGAGTTTAACTCAGCCCCAGGCCGTGAGTATTATGATGGAAGCCCACAATAGTGGACTAGCCTTAGTGATTACCTGCGCTCAAGAACATGCT
This window of the Roseofilum reptotaenium CS-1145 genome carries:
- the clpS gene encoding ATP-dependent Clp protease adapter ClpS, giving the protein MSVETIEKRSTTRKIAPRYRVLLHNDDFNTMEYVVETLLKTVSSLTQPQAVSIMMEAHNSGLALVITCAQEHAEFYCETLNNHGLTSTIEPEE